The Trichomycterus rosablanca isolate fTriRos1 chromosome 20, fTriRos1.hap1, whole genome shotgun sequence genomic interval CATACCTGTTAACGGTGGGCGTGGCTGGAACATCTCAGCCATCCAATCAGGAGGGggcgtccacttacttttgaccGTATCGTGTGATGACCGTTCATTTGTGATGTTTCCTCTTCAGGTGAAGGAACGTCCAGCTCTGCAGGACACGCCCCCTGCCCGGACCAGAGGAACGGAGACTTCCTGAAGGTCATCGTGAAGAACGAGGAACACGAGGCCGACGACTTCCTGTGTAAGTCAATCGGGAGCGGAACTCGGTAAAGATCCGAACCTGATCTGTGGAGTTGTACCACTACTACTGTTATCAGCCTTTCATGTGATCTTATTTTTCAGACTGTGAGGAGTGCGGCTCCTTCTTCATCTCCGAGTGTGAGCTCCACGGTCCGGCTCTCTTCGTCCCCGACGCCCCGGTTCCTTTAGGGGTCACAGACCGGGCCAGACTGACCCTTCCGCCCGGACTTTGCGTTCAGACGTCCGACGTTCCTAACGCGGGTCTGGGGGTGTTTAATATCGGGCAGACGGTTCCGGTCGGGGCGCACTTCGGCCCCTACCAGGGAGAGCTGGTGGACAAAGAGGAGGCCATGAGCAGTGGATACTCCTGGGTGGTGAGTAGCTAGACGTTCTTCCCTCGGTTAGATCTTCCACGTCTCTGTAGGATCTGGTGGATCCGGTTTGATTCCCTTTGCTCTGATTATTAAGCTCCTGATTTCTTGCTGACCTCCGGGGGCAGTATAGCCCAGCCAGGctcctgttattattattattttatctactgATCTTTATTCCTGATttgtttgaacagagtcatttatGATGAGAACGATTCGTTCAGACAGAGTCATTGATTTTGAGAATGATTCTTCAAGAAAGAGTCATTTATATGAGTCATTCATGTTGACAGTGACTCGTTTAAACAGTAATTCATGTCGAGAACGATTCGTTCGGACAGACTCATTTGGAGTCATTGATATTGAGAAACGATTCTTTAAGAAGGAGTCATTCATGTCCACAGTTTGAACAGAATCATTTATGTAAAGAGTGATTTGTTTAAAAAGAGTAATTGAATGATTCGTTTAGACAGAGTGATTCATGTTGAAAACGATTTGTTCAAACATTGTGATTCATGTCGAGAAGGATTtctttgaacagagtcatttatGTGGacaatgattcgtttgaacagagtcattcatgttgACAGTGAGTCATTCATGCTTAGAATGATTCATTTAGAGTCAGTGATATTGAAAAACGATTCTTCAAGAAAGAGTCTTTCATGACTAGAATGATTCTTTCGAACAGAGCCATTCATGTCGACAGTGATTCGTTCGAACAGAGTAATTCATGTCGAGAATGATTCTTTTAAACAGAGTCATTTCTGTTGAGAACGATTCGTTCAGACAGAGTCATCATGTTAAGAAACGATTCTTCAAAGAGTCACTCATGATGAGAACGATTCGTTCAGACAGAGTCGTTCATGTTGAGAACGATTTATTTGAACAGAGAGATTCATGATGAGAACGATTCGTTTGAGCAGAGTCGTTCATGTTGAGAACGATTCGTTCGGACAGAGAGATTCATGTTGAGAACGATTTGTTTTTCAGATCTATAAGTCCTGGCAGAGCGAGGAATACATCGATGCCAAGCGAGAGATGAGTTCCAACTGGATGAGGTGAGGAACACGTCACTGACCCCCGGCGCCCGGACGCTAATTGACGGCGGTTTCCGTATCTTCACCGGATCTTCACCGTATCTTCACCGTATCTTCACCGTATCTTCACCGTATCTTCCTGTATCTCAGGTACGTGAACTGTGCTCGGAACGTGGACGAGCAGAATCTGGTGGCGTTCCAGTATCAGGGGGAGATTTTCTACCGGTGCTGTCGACCCGTCCAGCTGGGACAGGAGCTCCTGCTGTGGTACGACGAGGAGTACGTCAAAGATCTGGACGTCACCTTCGACATTCTGTGGAACAAGAAGTGCTGCATAGACGGTAAACATATACCGTAGCTCAACAGGTCCTCAGGGTCACGTCAGGGTGCGCCCTCGTACCACGGGTATTCAACCAACTACACCTAGTGTAGGTGACATGAAACACTAGGGTTAGTTAGCGTTACACATACAAGATGGATTCCCACTAATCCTTACAGGTTTAAACAATCATTCATGTTGAGAACGATTCATTCAAACAGAGTCGTTATtgttgagaatgattcgttATAATGGAATCATTCATGTGgggaatgaataaattatgttGGGACTGGATCATTTAGACAGAGTCGTTCATGTCAAGAATGATTCATATAAACAGAATCGTTCATGCCGAAAATGATTCGCTCAAACAAAGTCATTAATGTCGACAATGATTCGTTGTAATGGAATCATTTGGGACTGCTGTGTTTGAACAGAGTTGGTCATGTTGACAATGATTCATTTGGACAGAGTCATCCATGTcaagaatgattcatttaacTAGAGGCATTCatgttgagaatgattcgttttaacagagtcattcatgtcGAACGATTTGTTTGAACAGACTCATCCATGTCAAGAACAATTCCTTCAGACAGAGTCATTTAAGTCGAGAATGATTCGTTCaaacagagtcattcatgttgAATGATTCATTTGTACAGTCATTTATGTCAATaatgattcatttgaaaagagtcATTCATATCAAGAATGATTTGTTTAGACAGAGTCAATTATGTTGAATGATTCGTTCGAACAAAGTCATTCATGtcgagaatgattcgtttgaacaagAGTCATCCATGTCAAACGGTTCGTTTCAACAGAGTGATTCATGTTAAAAAGGATTTGTTTGAGCAGGAGTCATTCATGTTAAGGATGATTCATTCTAATGGAGTCATTCATGTTGAGAATGATTCTTTTGAACAGTGATTCATCCAGTTCTCCCAGTAGGTGTCTTATAGGGACTAAAATTCCAGCTGATGTGCTCAGAGGTACAGAGGTATCACGTACCCATGCTGGGTCCATCAgagcgcccccttgtggcaTCACACTAGTCTGCACAAGTTCCTACGGTTCATTCATAAATCGTCTGGGGTGTAATTGTATATATTTGATaataacacccccccccccctttcttcTCCCCCTTCCATAAACAGAGGAGAAGCGCTATCAGTGCTCGGAGTGTGGGAAGTGCTTCACTCGCCGAAACAACCTCCAaaggcaccagcgcattcacaccggagagaagccgTTTCAGTGCTCGGAATGCGGGAAGAGCTTCTCTCACCAGAGCACGCTCCAGTCGCACCAGCGCCTTCACACGGGCGAGAGGCCGTACCAGTGCTCCGACTGCGACCTGAGCTTCGTCAACCGGAGCGACCTCCagaagcaccagcgcattcacaccggcgAGAAGCCGTACCACTGCTCGCTGTGCGGCAAGAGCTTCACTCGCCAGAGCCACCTCCGGCTGCACCTGCGCATTCACACGGGCGAGAGGCCGTTCCGGTGCCCCGAGTGCGGGAAGGGCTTCACCCACCAGAGCACTCTCCACacgcaccagcgcattcacaccggagagaagctCTATCAGTGCTCGGAGTGCGGCAAGAGCTTCGTCAACCGGGGAGACCTCCAAAagcaccagcgcgttcacaccggagagaagccgtacCACTGCGCGCACTGCGAGAAGACCTTCTCCACCCCCAGGAACCTCCAGCAGCACCTCCGCATCCACACGGGCGAGAAGCCCTACCAGTGCACCGAGTGCTGGAAGAGCTTCACCAACCAGAGCAACCTCCAGCAGCAcctgcgcattcacaccggcGAGAAGCCCTACCAGTGCTCGGACTGCGGCAAGAGCTTCACCAAGCAGAGCAACCTGCAgatacaccagcgcgttcacaccggCGAGAAGCCCTTCGAGTGCGCGCAGTGCGGCAAGAGCTTCACCCAGCAGATCGCCCTCcagcagcaccggcgcattcacacgggagAGAAGCCCTACCACTGCTCGCTGTGCGGGAAGAGCTTCACCAACCAGGGTCACCTGAAACGCCACCTCCGGATCCACACCGGCGAGAAGCTGTACGAGTGCGCGCAGTGCGGCCAGAGGTTCGGCTACTCCACCACCTTCAAGACGCACAGGTGCGGCGAGCTAGCGGAGACGGCCCGCGAGACGCCCTCAGATCAGCTAACGCTAACGTGATCCTGAACCGGACGCAGCTATCGACCTGACTTCGTTTTGATTAGCTCACCTGACGTTCCAATAGTTCCCAAGAGTCCGCCGTTATAGCTAGGTCAGCCGTTAATCCCCGACCTAGCGTTTCAGTATTTTAGCCGTAGCTAACCTTTAGCATCAGTATTACAGGTCCGTTTTTAGCGAGCTAAGCTAACCCGCCGCTCGGTATTGGAATAGCTCTGTAGGAACCGACTTCGAagcggctgtgtcccaaatgacACACCGTGGTACCAAGCGGTATGCCTAATTAGCGCACCTCCAATGGTATAGTTACACACGACGTAGCACGTGGCGCGCAGTTTGGGATCCGACAGGTACGAAATCTCCGGACAGGAGGGAAAAGTGAAGAACTGAAGCGAACGATAAGCCTAATTCTGCACTGTTCCTCTTCTCAGTGAAGCTGTGGGCGTGGCCTGATTGATTTCAACTCTGTTCAGGGCCGGAACGCCACCTAGAGGCAAATCTCGTTATAGGGACAGTGGCGGGTCTCGCGAGACCAACGGACCGCCCGCCGCGTCGCTTCTTTTAACGGGATGATTTGTAGTCGTTCTACTGTTCGACCGGCGTGGGACTGGTTCCGGAACTGGTTCCAGTTGCTAATGTTGAACCGTTCGGCGCATGTTCACCAAAATTAAACAGGTTCCCAGCTGGACCCGAAGCACACGTGGGCGTGTCCGGTTGGAacgttgtgtgtgtgtcgtgCAGCGCCCTCTTCTGGCGGCGCATCCTCGGTCCCGATAAAAACGTGTGCAACCGCGAGCACGGGCCGGTTCTCTGAACAGCACCGAGGTTCTAAGCAGCCCGACTGGAACCAGTCTGTGGAGAAGAGCTGCGTGTAGAACCGACGCTTCGAAAGTTTCTGGACGGCAGAATTTTAAACAATTCTTCGTGTTTTATCGTTGGTTTGTTTTATCCGTGTTTATAATCACGGCGCCTTAAATCTCATCACGTTAGACGGTATTTTATCGCTACAGCTGATAAATGTTTACGTTTTTTTATCCGATACACACTACGACGCTTCAGTATTTAGAACAGCTGCCTGGTCCGAAACTTAGCGGTGCTGCCGGCCGGCCGGGCGTCCAGACAGACATTACTAGCGCCACTACGTCTGAGAAGGgtgtggccgaagccctgcgatggctcgacgccctgtccagggtgttcctgccttacaCCCGGTGTTTGAACCTCCTGTGACCCTGTCTGAGATGAACGCTGATGGAAGCTAAACGCTGATGGACGGTCATTGTTTGCTTCCAGACCTCCGCCGACCCCCCCCGATCGTCCTGCGGCGGGCGTGTCCCACCTTCGGCCGGTCTCTCTCCACGTCTGACCTTTTTCAGGTCTGGTTTTGAGATTTGAAGGAGAAGAGGTTCTAGCAGCCAGGGGGCGGTGTCTTTGAGACGTATCCTGTTCTTTGGAGATCATTAGCAGTTCGAGGGTCTCCAGGGAGACTCGTATTCCACTCAGAAGGCTTCACCCGAATACACAAGACCCGTCACCATGATGAGGTCACGGTACGTTTCCTGCTTTATAACAGTGTTGCATTACAACGTGAGAGTCGTTAACAAGCTAAATTTGCGCTTGAATTTCATCTGTTGGCTGGAACAATGCAGTCAGCGTTTATTAGGGACTTTTGCGCCGTGACTCAGCTAGCAACTAGCACAGAGGAGCCTTGAAAAACCTCCGCGTGCAGTCGTGAGTCAGTGCGGGCGcccggccggccgatagcacagctgagattggaGCTCCAGATCTCAACACTGACCTCACGCTCATGTATTCTGATGTTATGCCATGAACAGCAAAACATGTGGGAGTAAATTAGCGAACGGCAGCGGATTCGTACTCAGAGCCCTGACGCTAGCCACGCTAATGAGAACAAATCACAGTAAAGTGCAGTATTTATTATagtgaatgttttattttattagtgttAGTGGTTTTAATCAGTATTTATAATCTTCCTGCCTTAAACCGTCACATTAATCATCGATGCTTGTTGCACATAATACAAATACACCTGTTAGAGTTTTACCTGTACCCCTGTACCCCTGTACCCTCTACCGATTTAGATATACTCATTTctaagggtgcattcacatgagaagtgacaaaaccgcttttgtgctgctgtgtcgTTGTTTTCTTTGGAGTGAGgcactttatgcattttcttcctttttagcgcgtccaattgcccgattgcgtcacgcttcctctccaccaatgccgatccccgctctgattgaggagaacgaagctaacccacgccccctccgacacgtgggcagcagccgtatgcatctcatcacctacactttgacgagtgcagtgcagctcagcgttgtgtacggagagacgcaccctgacagcactctcttctcatctctgtgcaggcgccaccaatcagagagagagagccggcttagtcccgcccatatctgaacaacaggccgatcgttgttcatgtggccgctcagccttagccggcagacagagccgagattcaatatgatgtattccagatccagctctggttccagcgcgtgtttttaccgctgcgccacctgagcggcctgctgaccttttcaaagctcctccaatgagacgaactgtttgatacgaggcggtaaaagcgactcaggccgtacgaacaaaacttagcgtgacttattgtagtaaaacagcgagtgaggaatgtgattagtggaggaacttatgagcagtaataatgaagagaagtttagtgctcctgtctccttcttttactacattaaaccacgttaagctttattttcaaccagaagcgttttagactctgggagaagctgattctgattctcagcgtttctcagaagctggagctgcaacacaagtttaaaagtgaaacagggaggagaatccagataaacacagatacatgtggagctgtaaccttggatctgacgcttattccacactgatgcagattcagatcagattcacacgctgatgagGGTTTACTGATCaaaccgagcgctgaacaaaggctcgtggttttgccgcttcttatGTGAAGGCGCCCTAAGCGTGCACAACGCTGACTGTAACACGTCGTCCGTTCTCTGAACTTGTAGCACGAGctacattattattttcaacACACTACAGTGGTCATGTGACCTAGGACTCCACTCGCCTACAGGATGCTTGAGCGACATCTCAGACCTCCATGGCAGATCATCAGACTTTAATTTGGGTGCTGCGAGGACTGAAGAGCTGTAAAACGTGATGGTGCTGTAACACCGTCTCAGACTTTCGGAACAGCGGTACGGCTGTGTGGATGTAAATACCGCCATCGTATGGTAGCATGAATGTGTGGAGGTGACTGAAGTGAGTGGAGATCATATTTAAATACACTAAAGTGCACATTCTGTGGGGgtctggggtgtgtgtgtgtgtgtgttatttacattctgTGGTCTGATGTTATTGTAATGATTTATAATACACGGTGTTCTCATGGATGTTCTAATGATGCTTTTTTGGGGGTGTGAACCTGCTCCGTGTGTAATTGGCTCACCGGACTGCAGCTATTTGGTAAGAAATAATGACTGCACAGCTTAAACGGTTCCTAGGCGGTTGCTAGGGTGTAGCCAGGTGGTCGCCAGGTTGTACTGAGGTTACACTGGAAAACCCTGACGGATCGATGATGGATCCGGGTCAAAGGTAAGCAAAAGTCTCCGAAATAGAGCCGGGAACCAAACTGTGCGCTACACCAGCAATGGGGGGAGAGGGGCGGTGTGATTACTAACTCTgtttccaaagaagttgggacgtttagtagaatgcagtaaaaagaagaatgtgtggtgtttcattctcttcaatctttaattttatttagaatttgatgctgtaacaggtgagggaatcatgatcaaGTATAAAAGAAGGATCAGATGGGTTTACTACTGTGTTCCAGACTCAATAAGTTCCAAAAGAACGTTTCCCAacacaagattgcaaataattcaggtctttcaccatctaccgtacataatattgtgaacagattcaaggaatctggagagatcttGGTTTGAGTGGGGTAAAATCGTCGTGCTACTGTGACAGGTACAGtcacatgggcttgggagtgCTTCGGAAAACCGTCGTCACTTAACACAGGCCGCCGCTACACCAAGAAATGCAAACTAAATTCTCGGAGCCATACATCAGTTCTCTGGGCATGAGCTAATTtcagatggaccgaaagacagTGGACACGTGACCTGTGGTTCATGAGCACTGATGGGGGTACCACTGACCCCCGCCCCATCCCCTGACATctattgtacaaaaacattagatCTCCAGGTCTCGGTCCAGTCTGGACTGCTAAAGTATGTACGAGCGCTTCACTGAATGTAAACACCCGAActgctggagcagcttgtttgtttacatcccTTCCTTTCAAATTAGGAATTTTCTCTGCATCTGATTTGTCTTTTAAAAacgaattatttttatttttcatgcgCTGTGGGTCATTCTGAGTGACCCTCGAGTAACCTGGACACTTCAGACAGAACGGAGGATTCATGAAAGCACCAAGAGAACGAGGACGACAGAACtagatttctttctttatttattcagcattgattaaaaaatataaacaaagcaAAGTGGAACAAGTGGTAGAGAAATACTTCACAGTTTGGAAGCACCAACACCACACGGTACCCACCGTACCCCCCAAAAACATCAATGTTCCTATCATCCAGTCCATCCAGAAGGTAAAAATGGGTCTAGAAAGATCTAGACTCCAGACAGACAAGTGTGAGGGTCCAGGAGAAGGTCAGTAACTGTTGAGCAGCTCCAGGTCCTGAGCTGATAAAGCCACGCCTCGTTTGGTCGGCGGCCCCGGATCAACGTCGTCCTCGTGTCGTGTGCCGAGTTTCCTCTTGGTGCTGGTGGAAACGTTCTGgtgactgtggggatttgtgccggGTTCCTCTCGCCGTGAGGACGTGTGATGGTCCGGCTTATGGAAGTGAAGGATCGGACTCGTCTTCTTCTCTTCGGTCACGGGATGGTTAGACGCGGCGTGGACGTTCTCCTTCACAAACTTCTCTCTGCCatctacagaaaaaaaaatcacttttagGATCGGCTGAATCATTTCTAGGGGTGGATAAATCACTTTTATGGTAGTTGAATCACTTTTAGCGTGAGCTGCATCACTTTTAGGGTCAGTTGAATTAATTTTAGGTTCAGTGAATCGTATTTAGGGTATATTTCATTACTTTTAGGGTCGTATAAATCACTTTTAGTAATTTGATTTACTTTCAGGGCTGGTTGAATCAGTTATAGGGCTGGTTGAATCCCTTTTTAAGGTTGTTGAATCTCATTTAAAGTAGTTGAATCAGTTTTCAGGCCGGCTGAATCAATTTTAAGGTCATTGAATCACTTCCAGGATTGGATGAATCACTTTTAGGGTTGATCGAATAACTTTTAAGGTCATTTAATCACTTTTAGGCTGGTTAAATTGCTTTCAGAGTCAGTTAAATCAGTTGAATCGATCATAGGGTTAGGTGAATCACTTTTAGAGTTGATTGAATCG includes:
- the LOC134334664 gene encoding zinc finger protein ZFP2-like — encoded protein: MEPADFSWCSSGEPPRSPPSVHAQDVQTQTCGTSTSPGRTSGSAGLLTPVKKEESEDEDYQCEGTSSSAGHAPCPDQRNGDFLKVIVKNEEHEADDFLYCEECGSFFISECELHGPALFVPDAPVPLGVTDRARLTLPPGLCVQTSDVPNAGLGVFNIGQTVPVGAHFGPYQGELVDKEEAMSSGYSWVIYKSWQSEEYIDAKREMSSNWMRYVNCARNVDEQNLVAFQYQGEIFYRCCRPVQLGQELLLWYDEEYVKDLDVTFDILWNKKCCIDEEKRYQCSECGKCFTRRNNLQRHQRIHTGEKPFQCSECGKSFSHQSTLQSHQRLHTGERPYQCSDCDLSFVNRSDLQKHQRIHTGEKPYHCSLCGKSFTRQSHLRLHLRIHTGERPFRCPECGKGFTHQSTLHTHQRIHTGEKLYQCSECGKSFVNRGDLQKHQRVHTGEKPYHCAHCEKTFSTPRNLQQHLRIHTGEKPYQCTECWKSFTNQSNLQQHLRIHTGEKPYQCSDCGKSFTKQSNLQIHQRVHTGEKPFECAQCGKSFTQQIALQQHRRIHTGEKPYHCSLCGKSFTNQGHLKRHLRIHTGEKLYECAQCGQRFGYSTTFKTHRCGELAETARETPSDQLTLT